A stretch of Vibrio sp. B1FLJ16 DNA encodes these proteins:
- a CDS encoding LysR family transcriptional regulator encodes MNLAQVDLNLLFILKSLLEEKHVSNTAVLLGMSQPSVSRSLQKLRSLFDDELLVRTAHGYELTPKAEVIKQDLNTVLTGLEKLMHGQSFVPEKSKGTIRFFGLVPQVIMLLPSVISRIRQEAPNMIIDVDSIPKRHFDALITGDVHFVISTASPPSSEQNLYRMKIANRDYRFLMSESHPLAKVEELTVEMLLDCNFGQISLQGGKTFSIYHRFAELGVVDRNRPLSIPLQLSTFNAAPPIAEQTDVIFHLPTPFAEGACHGRKLVTKKVPKEIRLSSESVYLYWHKRYHNDPMCNWVKSLFKEIYGFEESE; translated from the coding sequence GTGAATTTAGCTCAGGTGGATTTGAATTTGTTGTTTATTCTCAAGAGTTTGCTTGAGGAAAAGCATGTCTCCAATACTGCGGTTTTATTAGGTATGAGCCAACCATCCGTCAGTCGTTCTTTACAAAAGCTCAGAAGTTTGTTTGACGATGAGTTGTTGGTAAGAACTGCTCATGGATACGAGCTGACCCCGAAAGCTGAGGTAATTAAACAAGACTTAAACACAGTACTTACCGGGCTGGAGAAGCTGATGCACGGCCAGTCTTTTGTTCCCGAAAAGAGCAAAGGAACGATTCGCTTCTTCGGCTTAGTACCTCAGGTCATCATGCTGCTTCCAAGTGTTATCTCCCGGATAAGGCAAGAAGCGCCAAACATGATCATTGATGTTGATTCCATCCCTAAAAGGCATTTTGATGCCCTGATTACCGGTGACGTGCATTTTGTCATCTCTACTGCATCTCCACCAAGCTCAGAGCAAAATTTGTATCGCATGAAGATCGCGAACCGAGACTACCGGTTCCTGATGAGTGAATCTCACCCTTTAGCGAAGGTTGAAGAGTTAACCGTCGAGATGCTGCTTGACTGTAACTTCGGTCAAATTTCACTTCAGGGCGGGAAAACATTTTCGATCTATCACAGATTCGCGGAGCTTGGTGTCGTGGATAGAAATCGCCCGTTGTCGATTCCGTTGCAGCTTTCCACTTTTAATGCTGCGCCACCTATTGCTGAGCAAACGGATGTCATTTTTCACCTGCCTACACCATTTGCCGAAGGGGCATGCCACGGACGAAAACTGGTGACCAAAAAGGTCCCCAAAGAGATTCGGCTTAGCAGTGAGTCTGTCTATCTGTACTGGCATAAACGTTATCACAACGATCCGATGTGTAACTGGGTTAAGTCTTTATTTAAAGAAATCTACGGCTTTGAAGAAAGTGAATGA
- a CDS encoding siderophore ABC transporter substrate-binding protein — translation MFGKTSLRVATSTLLLALVPFGTMAKTYQHSMGSVEINDVPKRVVVLGYGSLDYVDALGITPVGVPKTLLPTTLEKYKGDSVINTGSVIEVSFETLFTLKPDLIIAEGRMANSYKDLKDIAPTYMFEIDTKDYWKTTQNHWRVLGDIFNKEERAEQLIADVQAQIEQLHTKVAANPPRALTVSNSGNNLAMFGPDSRFSFVYNEAGFATSSSDNVKAKAGKHGNLISFEYIADAQPEVLLVLDREQAIGRSNGKAKALFDNELIKSTPAEKNNRVMFIDPAAWYLTAGGYQSTQTMIKELNQVIVN, via the coding sequence ATGTTTGGTAAAACTTCTCTTCGTGTAGCAACAAGTACACTGCTGCTTGCCTTAGTACCTTTCGGAACCATGGCAAAAACCTACCAACACAGCATGGGTTCGGTAGAAATTAATGATGTACCGAAACGTGTGGTTGTACTTGGCTATGGCAGCCTTGATTACGTCGATGCTCTTGGGATCACACCAGTTGGTGTACCTAAAACACTACTCCCTACCACCTTGGAAAAATACAAAGGCGATTCTGTGATAAACACAGGCAGCGTAATAGAGGTGAGCTTTGAAACCTTGTTTACCTTGAAGCCGGATCTGATCATTGCAGAAGGCCGCATGGCAAACTCCTACAAAGATCTTAAAGATATCGCACCGACTTATATGTTCGAGATCGATACCAAAGACTACTGGAAGACCACACAAAACCACTGGCGCGTGCTTGGTGACATTTTCAACAAAGAAGAGCGCGCAGAGCAACTAATTGCCGACGTTCAGGCGCAAATAGAGCAACTTCATACAAAAGTGGCCGCTAATCCGCCTCGCGCTCTGACAGTTTCCAACAGCGGTAACAACCTAGCGATGTTCGGTCCCGATAGCCGCTTCTCGTTTGTGTATAACGAAGCTGGCTTTGCAACCTCATCCTCTGACAACGTGAAAGCAAAAGCTGGCAAACACGGTAACCTAATTTCGTTTGAATACATCGCAGACGCACAACCAGAAGTGTTACTGGTATTGGACCGCGAACAGGCAATCGGCCGCAGCAATGGCAAAGCTAAGGCGCTGTTTGATAACGAACTGATTAAATCAACACCGGCTGAAAAGAATAACCGCGTGATGTTTATTGACCCGGCCGCCTGGTACTTAACTGCTGGCGGTTATCAGTCAACTCAAACCATGATTAAAGAGCTAAACCAAGTCATTGTTAACTAA
- a CDS encoding iron chelate uptake ABC transporter family permease subunit translates to MKLHHILAFVLLLILAGTSLLVGVANVSLSQILAGDSHSLNILLVSRLPRLLAIILAGAGLSIAGLIMQQIVQNRFAAPSTTGTVDWAMFGYIIALIFFSDMSSWVHLITIFAFSVLGTVIFVRFLQRLKFKNTVLVPLIGIMYGNVVSSMTTFVAYKYDLVQTLGSWTVANFASVLRGNYEFLYLALPVSLLAYAYANRFSAASVGESFAKNIGLNYQRIVLIGVILVAVLSSSVVMIVGMIPFLGLIVPNLVSIFIGDNMRRNLPWTAYAGVILVLTCDIVGRLIIFPYEIPISMIISILGGSVFIYLVLRDKANA, encoded by the coding sequence ATGAAATTACATCATATTTTGGCTTTCGTTTTGCTACTCATCCTTGCCGGCACATCGCTGTTGGTTGGTGTTGCAAACGTCTCTCTATCGCAAATTCTGGCTGGTGACAGCCATAGTCTGAACATTCTTCTGGTCAGTCGACTGCCCCGCTTGCTCGCCATTATACTGGCTGGTGCAGGCCTGAGCATCGCCGGGTTGATCATGCAGCAGATCGTGCAGAACCGGTTTGCAGCCCCGTCAACCACAGGTACCGTGGACTGGGCTATGTTCGGTTATATCATTGCTCTGATCTTCTTTTCCGATATGAGCAGCTGGGTTCACCTCATTACCATTTTCGCTTTTTCAGTGCTCGGTACGGTTATTTTCGTTCGCTTCCTGCAACGCCTGAAGTTTAAGAATACCGTCTTGGTGCCGCTGATCGGCATCATGTACGGCAACGTGGTCTCTTCTATGACGACCTTCGTTGCGTATAAATATGATTTAGTCCAGACGCTCGGCTCCTGGACAGTCGCCAACTTTGCTTCTGTTTTGCGCGGTAATTACGAGTTCTTATATCTGGCGCTGCCTGTATCCTTACTGGCTTACGCCTACGCCAACCGCTTCAGCGCGGCCAGTGTTGGTGAAAGCTTTGCCAAAAACATCGGGCTTAACTACCAGCGTATCGTATTAATTGGTGTCATTTTAGTCGCCGTCTTGTCATCGTCCGTTGTGATGATCGTCGGTATGATTCCTTTCTTAGGTCTTATCGTGCCGAATCTGGTGTCGATCTTCATTGGAGATAACATGCGCCGCAACCTGCCTTGGACTGCTTACGCCGGGGTCATTCTGGTACTGACCTGCGACATTGTAGGCCGTCTGATTATCTTCCCTTATGAAATTCCTATTTCGATGATCATCAGCATCTTAGGTGGTTCTGTTTTCATTTACCTGGTATTGAGAGACAAAGCGAATGCGTGA
- a CDS encoding iron chelate uptake ABC transporter family permease subunit, with product MRDSIKVMLLAVIAVLICAVFIGKGLTPDNYQFFLSRRIPKVLAIVLAAIAIASSSLIFQTITNNRILTPSILGFDSLYVMIQVILVVMFGGMSAWVINSKINFALSTSIMIVCAMTLFTFYFRGRQRNIFTLLLIGIVLSSLFSSITGFFTMVTDPDEFNFIQGSMFASFNNINSELVYWCVVPMLLCGAYLMRISHKLDVMWLGADNAKSLGVDTHKLTMQVMFIITLMVSISTALIGPILFFGLIVVALTRQVFTGYQHRLLIIASSVLSVVLLSGGQWVVENMFDFNTTISVIINFIGGGYFLVLLMKNKFD from the coding sequence ATGCGTGATTCAATTAAAGTTATGCTACTCGCGGTTATCGCAGTACTTATTTGTGCCGTTTTCATCGGCAAAGGATTAACACCTGACAACTACCAGTTTTTCTTATCACGCCGCATTCCTAAAGTGCTGGCGATTGTGCTGGCTGCCATTGCGATTGCATCCTCGTCACTCATTTTCCAGACCATTACCAATAACCGGATCCTCACACCGTCTATTCTCGGTTTCGATTCACTGTACGTGATGATTCAGGTGATATTGGTGGTGATGTTTGGTGGCATGAGTGCATGGGTCATTAACAGCAAAATCAATTTTGCTCTTTCCACCAGCATCATGATCGTGTGTGCGATGACCCTGTTCACCTTCTATTTCAGAGGCCGTCAACGCAACATCTTCACTCTGTTACTGATCGGTATTGTACTCAGCAGTTTGTTCAGCAGTATCACCGGCTTTTTCACTATGGTGACGGACCCGGACGAGTTTAACTTCATTCAGGGTTCTATGTTCGCCAGTTTTAATAACATCAACAGTGAACTGGTTTACTGGTGTGTTGTTCCGATGCTGCTGTGTGGCGCTTATTTAATGCGTATCTCACATAAGTTAGATGTCATGTGGTTAGGCGCAGACAACGCCAAGAGCTTAGGTGTAGACACCCATAAACTGACGATGCAGGTAATGTTTATCATCACGCTGATGGTGTCCATTTCCACCGCTCTGATTGGTCCAATCTTGTTTTTTGGTTTAATTGTCGTGGCGCTAACTCGCCAGGTTTTTACTGGCTACCAGCATCGACTGCTAATTATCGCCAGTTCCGTTTTGTCGGTAGTGCTGTTGTCCGGCGGCCAGTGGGTGGTCGAAAACATGTTCGATTTCAATACCACCATCAGCGTTATTATCAACTTTATTGGCGGCGGTTACTTCTTAGTGCTGCTTATGAAAAATAAATTCGATTAA
- a CDS encoding ATP-binding cassette domain-containing protein, protein MIRIQGLSKKYNDKYVVKNADALFPLGKVTSIIGPNGAGKSTLLSMASRLTESDAGTVVIGDKPLDQWNTEDLAKRLSVLRQSNNINMRFTVRDLVAFGRFPYSQGRLTAEDNRIIEESMQHLEIDHLQDRFIDQLSGGQRQMAFIAMVVAQDTDYIFLDEPLNNLDIKHSVDIMSTLHKLAQLKNKAVVIVIHDINFASCYSDHIVAMKMGEVIKAGNVGEVIDEAVLSDIYEIPFIVQEIDGNRISLYYRR, encoded by the coding sequence ATGATCCGTATTCAAGGTTTAAGCAAAAAATACAACGACAAATACGTGGTAAAAAATGCTGATGCCCTTTTTCCATTAGGTAAAGTGACCAGCATTATTGGCCCGAATGGGGCAGGCAAAAGTACGCTATTGTCCATGGCGAGTCGCCTGACCGAAAGCGATGCCGGAACGGTCGTCATCGGAGATAAACCACTTGATCAGTGGAACACAGAAGACCTCGCTAAACGCCTTTCCGTTTTGCGTCAATCCAACAACATCAACATGCGTTTCACTGTGCGTGATTTGGTGGCATTTGGGCGTTTCCCTTACTCTCAGGGACGTTTAACCGCAGAAGATAACCGCATTATCGAAGAGTCGATGCAGCACCTGGAGATAGACCATTTGCAGGATCGCTTTATTGACCAACTTTCTGGCGGTCAGCGTCAAATGGCGTTCATCGCCATGGTGGTCGCACAGGACACCGATTATATTTTTCTTGATGAGCCATTGAATAACCTAGATATCAAGCACTCCGTCGATATCATGAGCACACTGCACAAACTGGCTCAGCTAAAAAACAAAGCGGTGGTGATCGTCATTCACGACATTAACTTTGCTTCCTGCTACTCAGACCATATCGTCGCAATGAAAATGGGTGAAGTCATTAAGGCTGGCAACGTAGGCGAAGTCATTGATGAAGCGGTATTAAGCGACATTTATGAAATTCCGTTTATCGTCCAGGAAATCGATGGCAATCGTATTTCTTTATACTACCGACGTTAA
- a CDS encoding RidA family protein encodes MTIERIESTERMSRIVKHNGTIYLCGQTAGDAAWDITEQTQRCLDKIDALLEKAGSHRDKLLSVTIYLRDMKDFAEMNKVWDAWVADGEKPARACVEARMARDVILVEMSVTAAQ; translated from the coding sequence ATGACAATTGAACGAATTGAATCCACAGAGCGCATGAGCCGTATTGTTAAACACAACGGTACTATTTATCTTTGTGGTCAGACAGCAGGTGATGCTGCGTGGGATATTACCGAGCAGACGCAACGCTGTCTGGACAAGATTGATGCGTTACTGGAAAAAGCGGGTAGCCATCGAGACAAGCTGCTGTCCGTTACTATTTACCTTCGGGATATGAAAGACTTCGCTGAAATGAACAAAGTGTGGGACGCTTGGGTCGCTGATGGCGAAAAACCTGCACGAGCGTGTGTTGAAGCCCGCATGGCAAGAGACGTAATTCTGGTTGAAATGTCGGTAACTGCAGCGCAATAG